The DNA segment GTCTTCATTTGATTTATTTGAAACAACACAGACCGTCATGGATACCTACAAACAGCTTTCCCCCTATGTGAAGGATGTAATAGGCTTCTTCAAGAAAAAGTAAACAATCCCCTTGCCGTCGATGCAAGGGGATTGCGTTTATTCTTATTCATTAGGCAGCGCACCAGTGTCGCGATACCTTTCAATTGAGTTGGTAATTTCTTTCGTAAATGCCTTCGGAACTACTGGACTAAAGGTGCCTAATGAAATCACTTCATCTTCAAAGTCAAACGTCAAGATGCCAGTTGGCAATTCACCTTCATCATACCGCTTAGCAGCGAGTAAATAGAGACGGTCAACATGCTGTATGGTACTTGTAAGAACGGTAGACTTGCCTAGATTCGCTTGGTCCGATACATAGCCAATCGCATATTGTCCCTCATGTTTAATCCGTTCTATGACAGGGACGTTAAACCCATCTCCAGCAGGATAGAACACGTCAGTTCCGTCTTTAGTCATTCGATCATGGAGCATGAGAGCCCGCTCCTGATCTTCCCAACTGTGTACGTATTGAATGTTTACTTCCGCCTCAGGATTCTGATGCTTGACCCCTTCATAGAAGCCTTCTACTTCAGGTTGCCATTCATAAGCTGCAATGACGCCAATTTGATTGGACTCTGTCATTTCGCCAGCCACCATCCCACCGAAGAAACCCATAGCATGACCTTCGAAGGTTAAACTAGTCATCTGCTCACCTTGTTGGTTCCCATTAAAGTATACGAACCGAACATCCGGATACGCCTCCTGCAACTGTTCGAAATAAGGTCCAAACGTTGCACTATGTCCGAATATGAGATTCACACCTTTGTCAGCAAACTCCTGAACCGCTTTCCTAACTTCCTCATCGGTTCGAACCCGTTCTTTGAAATACACATCAACCCCGAGCTCTTCCTTTATATCTAACAGGCCTTTATACCCTTTTTGTCCCCACACCTGATCATGAATCGTATTCTCAACGAGCATTCCAACTTTGTGCACCTGACCTTGTCCATATACGCTGGAACAGCCACTTAAGACGAAGGCAAGGAGGATTGTGAACACGACGAG comes from the Pontibacillus halophilus JSM 076056 = DSM 19796 genome and includes:
- a CDS encoding BMP family ABC transporter substrate-binding protein translates to MVNRLVVFTILLAFVLSGCSSVYGQGQVHKVGMLVENTIHDQVWGQKGYKGLLDIKEELGVDVYFKERVRTDEEVRKAVQEFADKGVNLIFGHSATFGPYFEQLQEAYPDVRFVYFNGNQQGEQMTSLTFEGHAMGFFGGMVAGEMTESNQIGVIAAYEWQPEVEGFYEGVKHQNPEAEVNIQYVHSWEDQERALMLHDRMTKDGTDVFYPAGDGFNVPVIERIKHEGQYAIGYVSDQANLGKSTVLTSTIQHVDRLYLLAAKRYDEGELPTGILTFDFEDEVISLGTFSPVVPKAFTKEITNSIERYRDTGALPNE